DNA sequence from the Parasphaerochaeta coccoides DSM 17374 genome:
AAACAATCAGTCAGGAATTTCCACTTCTGATCAAACATCCCCAGGATTTTCCCGTTTCCATCAGTGACTTCATACGAACATTCACAAGCATCGCTGCTCTCCGTCTTGCGTAACAGCTTGTAGGAAAGATTGCTTAAGTCATATCCCAACCAGAGATTCAGCGCCTTTTGGGAGAAGTACCAAGAACTTTCCGGATTGTCTTTGAGATGAGCAAAGTTCTTCAAACCATCATTCTGGGTAGGAACCCGATACACGTTCATTGTGACAGGCTTTTGCAGGACGACATGGGAACCAATGCGCAGGGATGTCAGGAACCCTTCATCATTCAGACCTGCCTGATAGACATGCGTATTCACGCGTCCATCCTTCAGAATTGCAGAAGAACATGACAGAAGCCTTTCCGGTTCCCGTGAAAGAGTAAACTGTTCCCAGGCAATCCTGTGTCCATGAGAAGCCCAAGACGTATCCTTGGCAAGGAAAAATTCAAAGACAATGAAACTTTCCGTCCGGGAAAAGGCTTCAAGGAATGGCGGCTCCAATAGAAAAGGAAGCTCAATATCAGCGGACTGTCCCGGATCGAGATTCGGAAGCTCAAACCTGTCCGAGAGAGAAAGTGAGGTATTTACCCTCTCAGGATGGGAAAAAACCAGATGCCACGTCGCATATAAACCCGACAAATCTGAAAAATCAAAATCATTGTACAGTGTGAACTTTCCCTGCATGGGATGGGAGGATGTCATGAGTACAGGCTGGAACAGCTTACAGCATTCGCTCATCACAGGCTTGGGATTCCTTGCGGGGTCAACAAGGCCATTCAGACAAAAATCAAGATCTGACGGATCATCGCCAAAATCTCCTCCGTATCTCCAGGCGGGTACGGATACACTGTGCGCCCGGTGCCCATGAGCCGCCGCGTCCACCCCTCGGAAGCCCACCGGCTTTCCTTCTTCATCAACCAAGATACCCTGATCTATCCAATCCCAAATCCAGCCGCCTTGAAGTCCGCGGGAAACGCGGATTGCTTTCCAGTAATCAGAAAGACCTCCGTTGGAATTTCCCATGGCATGACTGTATTCGCACATGATGAGCGGACGAAAATCATCAGATGTCTCTGTCGTCCGATCCCATTCCGTGAGGAGAGAAAGCTCAGGATACATAGGGCTGATGATGTCCGTGACGTTCCGCCCCCTCCGCAAATCCTTGAGTGTTGACCAAGGCTGTCCCCATTCCGCCCGGACGGCGCCTTCATAATGAAGAAGCCGGGAGCTGTCATACCGTCTTACCCATGCCGCCGCCGCGTCATGGTTCTCTCCATAGCCACTTTCGTTTCCCAATGACCAGAAGATGATGGACGCATGGTTTTTATCGCGCATGACCATGCGCTGCACCCTCCCCAGGAAAGCCGCGCTCCACCGGCTGTCCCGGCACAGATGATCATAATAAGCATGTGACTCGATGTTGGCTTCATCCATGACGTACACACCGTATCTATCGCAGAGGTCATACCATCGTTCATCATTAGGATAATGACTTGTACGGACGGCGTTGAAGTTGTTCCGCTTCATCAGGAGGATGTCAGTGACCATGGACGCGACGGTAAGCGTCTTGGCGGTACACTGGTCATGCTCGTGACGATTCACTCCTTTTATGAGAACCCTCTTTCCGTTGACAAGCAGTTTTCTTCCTTCAATGGCAACGTGCCTGAAACCAAGGCGAAGCGCATAGTGTGATTCCTGGTGAGATGTACAATCAACAAGCGTTGCAACAAGAGTATAAAGATGGGGTTCTTCATGGTTCCACAGTTCAGGATTCTCCACATCAATGCAAAGAGAAGACATCCAGCGTCCTGTCCGGTAAAGAGGATCGACGGCAGTACCCACCCGTCCTATTTCTTTTCCTGAAGGGTCATGAAGCACCATGTGAATCTCCTGTGGAGACAACAGTCCTTCAGGGCTGGGAATGTTCTGGTTCATGCTGAAATCTACGGTGAGCTTTCCAAAAGCATAATTTTCTGAAAGCACAGGATGGGCAAAGACATCCTCAAGGTACGTCCGGGGAGTACTGTAAAGGAACACGCTGCGGTGCAGCCCGCCGAACCACCATTGATCCTGATCCTCTATGTATGAAGCATCACCATAGCGCACGACAATAAGCACAAGAGTATTTTCCCCGGCCACAAGACTTCTGCTCACATCAAAGTCCGCGCTCAGGCGACTATCCTTTGAGGCTCCTATGAATTGTCCGTTGAGGTATACTTCCACGTAGCTTTCGGCACTGCCCACACGTAGGACAGTTCGCCGCTCTGCCCATGTATTTGGCCATGTATTTGGCCATGTATCGGACCCTGTATCGGGCCGTGTATCGGGAAGAATGAAGGTGCGGGCATATGCTCCTGTGGGATTATGCCGGGGAGCATAAGGTGGTCTTTGGATAAAAGGCATCTGTACATTGGTATAATGAGGTTTATCATAGCCCTGGACTGTCCATGTTCCAGGAACAATGATTGTCGGGCTATTTTTCAGCTCCGCGCCATCGACAATATCCGCCGGCACATCGCATGGGTTGTCATAGAGTTTGAAATTCCAATGCCCGTCCAGCGGAAGCTGCCATGAACTGCCTGGAAGATTGCCTTCCGATCCGGCAACAGCTGCCTCGTATGCCCGGAAAGCATCAGGGAACGGCGCGGCAAGGGATGATATGGGCAGACGCCCTATTGATGTAATTTCCGGAGACTCCCACGGATGGAAGGCTGAATACAAAGATTTCATAGTTGTGATTCCTCTTTTTTCCATTTTACCGAACCCAACACCCCGGCAACAAAGCGTTTTTGCTGGCTGAAGAACAGAATCACCGTGGGAAGCGCAAGAATAGAGGCCGCAAGCATCAACGCACCATGATGAGTAGTATAACTGGCTGTAAGTTCTGTCACAAGCAATCATATCAGTCTCATGTATTCAAAATGGAACGTAAAAAACCGATTTGACATCATCAGGATTGCAAACCAGAGAAGATGACACGGGTAATGCCTGCGGAAAACAGAAAAACCTTGCGGAATCATTCTTTTCCTGTCATTTCATTTTACCGCATGTTTGAGCCTTGCAGCAGGTGGCATTGGACACCCAATTCCTCTTTATATTTTCAAAAAAGCCAATCTTGTCCTAATTTTAGCAATATAAGATAATAAAATAAATAAGTATCAATAAATATATAATCATATATAGATTTTTATTTGATTACCATTTACTATTCTTTACAGAGTGTATTACGAACAAAATATTTTGGAGGTTGTCGCTATGAAAGGTTTTGCAATGCTGAAAATCGGAGAAGCCGGTTGGATTGAAAAATCACGGCCTTCCTGCGGACCCATGGACGCCATTGTCCGTCCCCTTGCCTTAGCCCCCTGTACGTCCGATGTACATACTGTCTGGGAAGGAGCCGTTGGCGAAAGAAGCAACATGATCCTTGGCCATGAAGGTTGTGGTGAGGTCGTGGAAGTCGGCGCCCTTGTCAAAGACTTCAAGCCCGGTGACAGAGTCCTCGTCCCTGCCATCACCCCCGACTGGAACTCCGTGCAGGCACAAGCTGGTTTCTCAATGCATTCTGGCGTGATGCTCGGCGGCTGGAAGTTCTCCAATACAAAGGATGGAGTATTCGGCGAATTTTTCCATGTCAACGATCCTG
Encoded proteins:
- a CDS encoding glycoside hydrolase family 2 TIM barrel-domain containing protein, which produces MKSLYSAFHPWESPEITSIGRLPISSLAAPFPDAFRAYEAAVAGSEGNLPGSSWQLPLDGHWNFKLYDNPCDVPADIVDGAELKNSPTIIVPGTWTVQGYDKPHYTNVQMPFIQRPPYAPRHNPTGAYARTFILPDTRPDTGSDTWPNTWPNTWAERRTVLRVGSAESYVEVYLNGQFIGASKDSRLSADFDVSRSLVAGENTLVLIVVRYGDASYIEDQDQWWFGGLHRSVFLYSTPRTYLEDVFAHPVLSENYAFGKLTVDFSMNQNIPSPEGLLSPQEIHMVLHDPSGKEIGRVGTAVDPLYRTGRWMSSLCIDVENPELWNHEEPHLYTLVATLVDCTSHQESHYALRLGFRHVAIEGRKLLVNGKRVLIKGVNRHEHDQCTAKTLTVASMVTDILLMKRNNFNAVRTSHYPNDERWYDLCDRYGVYVMDEANIESHAYYDHLCRDSRWSAAFLGRVQRMVMRDKNHASIIFWSLGNESGYGENHDAAAAWVRRYDSSRLLHYEGAVRAEWGQPWSTLKDLRRGRNVTDIISPMYPELSLLTEWDRTTETSDDFRPLIMCEYSHAMGNSNGGLSDYWKAIRVSRGLQGGWIWDWIDQGILVDEEGKPVGFRGVDAAAHGHRAHSVSVPAWRYGGDFGDDPSDLDFCLNGLVDPARNPKPVMSECCKLFQPVLMTSSHPMQGKFTLYNDFDFSDLSGLYATWHLVFSHPERVNTSLSLSDRFELPNLDPGQSADIELPFLLEPPFLEAFSRTESFIVFEFFLAKDTSWASHGHRIAWEQFTLSREPERLLSCSSAILKDGRVNTHVYQAGLNDEGFLTSLRIGSHVVLQKPVTMNVYRVPTQNDGLKNFAHLKDNPESSWYFSQKALNLWLGYDLSNLSYKLLRKTESSDACECSYEVTDGNGKILGMFDQKWKFLTDCFSGNFTLQLCAGLQDYPRVGICFGLDHIWKSVAWFGRGPEENYPDRKEGSMIACHGPVPADSLYVPYILPQDSGERMDVRFIDFIHEEGKERLRISSDVPVGFSVSPYSVEDLWNKKHADELVPSPCYTVSIDAAVRGLGTASCGPDTLEKYKVRPGVYRFSLVFESI